In Solanum stenotomum isolate F172 chromosome 6, ASM1918654v1, whole genome shotgun sequence, one DNA window encodes the following:
- the LOC125868247 gene encoding putative late blight resistance protein homolog R1B-16: MNFNNELSDLKNRFLIRMVRGQRYSDVLRHRIDFFLWELKVLNCFLHLQSFTFASECGMLDNSQKMLEICKRINTPPPHNAFAYWKELICKTLCAISIQPYDGFAYWKKVIWKTKQEFRAKYSFPKTLLADNKVDDDDTNPEFVMEFINAVVGNLNVLVKINDPSSLLFVPGPKEQIEQVLKELKLLRFFVCFVSNKCIEPQYQHTTFYTHALIEASHIAMVVWLNLPMYGNRNQDLASSEVSCLLSDFMEMKIKSIQPGISRNNIYIDVLQALKSTMPQAQKKHAAESGIVEIPTHSLMVGLSDQMADLQEMLCLLKDDLIHLPILDLEFQPQDMDSVIIDAGLLIYSFYDMKGEEEDTTLEDINREFGFDLSINIEPIKVMIYLVMQKAFQCNLPRIHGLGYVDFLLKNLKDFQGRYSDSFALHKTQIQVIQNEFESLQPFLKVVVEEPHNKFKRLSEDCAIQIIRKAHKVEYVVDACINKGIPHWRLKGWLQIIIEDITCIKEKIQEKNTVDDTMKTDIARTSSKLARTPRMNEEIVGFKDVIETLRNQLLNGTKGQDVISIHGMPGLGKTTLANTLYSDRSVVSQFDICAQCCVSQVYSYKDLLLALLCDAVGEDSDRRELPDNELADMLRKTLLPRRYLILVDDVWDNSAWDDLRGCFPDVNNRSRIILTTRHHEIAKYASVHSDPLHLRMFDKDESWKLLEKKVFGEQSCSPLLKDVGLRIAKMCGQLPLSIVLVAGILSEMEKEVECWEQVANNLGTHIHNDSRAIVDQSYHVLPCHLKSCFLYFGAFLEDEVIDISRLIRLWISESFIKSSEGRRLEDIAEGYLENLIGRNLVIVTKRAESDGKVKACRLHDVLLDFCKERAAEENFLLWIKRDQSTNAVYSHKRHAHLAFTEMDSLVEWSASCSLVGSVLLKNYAPLSSPAFSISHILLNFKFLKVLDLEHQVVIDFIPTELTYLRYFSALIDQNSIPSSISNLWNLETLILKRRSAWRNNMLLLPGTVWDMVKLRHLHIPNFIPENEEALLENSPKLDDLETLSTLYFSRVEDAELMLRKTPNLRKLICEVECLEFPHHWHVLNFPIRLEILNLHLSKAFQTTPFCISAPNLKYLKLSAFYMDSQYLSETADHLKNLEVLILYYVEFGDHREWKVSNGMFPQLKILKLKYLSLMKWIVADDAFPNLEQLVLRGCRLLMEIPSCFMDILSLQYIEVGNCNESVVKSAMNIQETQVEDNQNTNFKLVLSEKKTLKLNLSHDEDIYKAFKRLFLPPGTTYFFFFPFF, translated from the exons ATGAATTTCAACAATGAATTGTCTGATCTGAAAAATCGCTTCCTAATTAGGATGGTGAGAGGCCAGAGATACTCGGATGTTCTAAGGCATCGAATAGATTTCTTTCTATGGGAGTTAAAAGTCCTTAATTGTTTTCTCCATTTGCAGAGCTTCACTTTTGCAAGTGAATGTGGTATGCTAGATAACTCACAGAAAATGCTAGAAATTTGCAAGAGGATTAATACACCACCTCCACATAATGCATTTGCATACTGGAAGGAGCTAATTTGCAAGACGCTGTGTGCTATTAGCATCCAGCCATATGATGGATTTGCATACTGGAAGAAAGTAATTTGGAAGACTAAGCAAGAATTCAGAGCTAAATACTCATTTCCAAAAACACTACTTGCAGACAACAAGGTAGATGATGATGATACTAATCCCGAATTTGTGATGGAATTCATCAATGCTGTTGTGGGGAATCTCAATGTTCTAGTCAAGATCAATGATCCATCTTCATTGCTGTTTGTTCCAGGACCCAAGGAACAAATAGAACAAgtgttaaaggagttgaagttATTGAGATTTTTTGTCTGCTTTGTTTCTAACAAATGTATAGAGCCTCAATACCAACATACTACTTTTTATACTCATGCTTTAATTGAGGCTAGCCACATCGCAATGGTTGTGTGGTTGAATTTACCAATGTATGGAAACAGAAATCAAGACTTGGCTTCAAGTGAAGTCAGTTGTTTGCTTTCTGATTTCATGGAAATGAAGATTAAGTCCATTCAGCCAGGCATCAGCCGcaacaatatttatattgatgtcCTGCAAGCTTTGAAGTCGACCATGCCACAAGCTCAAAAGAAGCATGCAGCTGAGAGTGGCATTGTGGAGATTCCGACACACAGTCTGATGGTTGGTTTGAGTGATCAAATGGCTGACCTTCAGGAGATGCTCTGCCTTCTAAAAGATGATCTCATTCATCTGCCAATACTAGATCTGGAATTTCAACCTCAAGATATGGATTCTGTTATTATTGATGCTGGACTTCTTATTTACTCATTCTATGATATGAAGGGGGAGGAGGAAGACACAACGTTGGAGGATATCAACCGGGAGTTTGGTTTTGATCTTTCCATAAACATTGAGCCTATCAAGGTGATGATCTACCTCGTCATGCAAAAGGCATTTCAATGTAACTTGCCAAGGATTCATGGACTAGGCTATGTCGATTTTCTATTGAAAAACCTGAAGGATTTCCAAGGCCGTTATTCAGATTCATTCGCTTTACACAAGACTCAAATTCAAGTaattcaaaatgaatttgagaGCTTGCAACCTTTCCTGAAGGTTGTCGTAGAAGAGCCACACAATAAGTTCAAGAGACTGAGTGAAGATTGTGCTATACAGATAATTAGGAAAGCACATAAGGTGGAATATGTGGTTGATGCTTGTATAAACAAAGGCATTCCTCATTGGCGCCTCAAGGGTTGGCTCCAGATTATCATAGAGGATATTACTTGTATCAAAGAAAAGATTCAGGAAAAGAACACTGTTGACGATACAATGAAGACTGACATTGCTCGTACATCATCAAAACTGGCAAGGACTCCGAGGATGAATgaagaaattgttgggtttaaGGATGTCATAGAAACTTTAAGAAATCAACTACTGAATGGAACCAAAGGGCAAGATGTCATTTCAATTCACGGCATGCCAGGTCTAGGTAAGACGACTTTGGCCAACACACTCTATTCTGACAGGTCAGTTGTCTCTCAATTTGATATTTGTGCGCAATGTTGTGTGTCTCAAGTATATTCATATAAGGACTTGTTATTGGCCTTGCTATGTGATGCTGTCGGTGAGGATTCTGACCGTAGAGAACTTCCTGACAATGAATTAGCTGATATGCTTCGCAAAACTTTATTGCCCCGAAGGTACCTTATCCTTGTTGATGACGTGTGGGACAATAGTGCTTGGGATGATTTAAGAGGTTGTTTTCCAGATGTCAATAACAGAAGCAGAATCATTCTAACGACAAGACATCATGAAATTGCCAAATATGCTAGTGTTCATAGTGATCCCCTTCATCTTCGTATGTTTGACAAAGATGAAAGTTGGAAGCTGCTTGAAAAGAAAGTGTTTGGTGAACAAAGCTGCTCCCCTCTCCTAAAAGATGTTGGGTTAAGAATAGCAAAAATGTGTGGACAACTCCCTCTTTCGATTGTTTTGGTTGCTGGTATTCTGTCAGAGATGGAAAAGGAAGTAGAATGTTGGGAACAAGTGGCCAACAATTTGGGTACCCACATTCACAATGACTCAAGAGCCATTGTAGACCAAAGTTATCATGTTTTACCCTGTCATCTTAAGTCTTGCTTCCTTTATTTTGGAGCATTTTTAGAGGATGAAGTGATTGACATTTCAAGGTTAATAAGGTTATGGATATCAGaatcatttataaaaagtaGTGAAGGCAGGAGGTTGGAGGATATAGCAGAAGGTTACTTGGAGAATCTTATTGGAAGAAATCTAGTAATTGTTACTAAGAGGGCCGAATCAGATGGTAAGGTCAAAGCATGTCGCCTTCATGATGTATTACTCGACTTCTGCAAGGAAAGAGCAGCTGAGGAGAATTTTCTACTATGGATAAAACG GGATCAGAGTACCAACGCTGTTTACTCTCACAAACGGCATGCTCACTTGGCCTTCACTGAAATGGATAGTCTTGTTGAATGGAGTGCGTCTTGCTCGCTTGTTGGGTCTGTACTTCTTAAGAACTACGCCCCCTTATCCTCTCCTGCTTTTTCAATTTCacacattttattaaattttaagtttcTAAAAGTATTGGATTTGGAGCACCAGGttgttattgattttattcCAACTGAGCTTACTTATTTGAGGTATTTCTCTGCGCTCATTGATCAGAATTCAATTCCTTCAAGTATATCCAATCTTTGGAACCTTGAAACTCTTATATTAAAGCGTAGATCAGCTTGGAGAAATAATATGCTATTACTACCTGGTACAGTTTGGGATATGGTTAAATTGAGACATCTGCATATTCCTAACTTCATCCCAGAAAATGAAGAAGCATTACTCGAGAACTCTCCGAAACTTGATGATTTGGAAACCCTTTCCACTCTATATTTCTCTCGTGTTGAGGATGCAGAATTGATGCTGAGAAAAACACCTAATCTTCGAAAACTGATATGTGAAGTCGAGTGCTTAGAATTCCCCCATCACTGGCATGTGTTGAATTTTCCAATACGGCTTGAAATACTAAATCTTCATTTATCAAAAGCCTTTCAAACCACCCCCTTTTGCATCTCTGCACCAAatctcaaatacttgaaactctCTGCCTTTTACATGGATTCTCAGTATTTATCAGAAACTGCTGATCATCTGAAGAACCTTGAG GTACTCATACTGTACTACGTTGAATTTGGTGATCATAGGGAATGGAAAGTGAGCAATGGCATGTTCCCTCAACTCAAAATcttgaaactaaaatatttGTCCTTGATGAAATGGATTGTAGCTGATGATGCCTttcctaaccttgaacaatTGGTTTTGCGTGGATGTCGACTTCTTATGGAGATCCCTTCTTGTTTCATGGACATCCTTTCTCTGCAATACATCGAGGTAGGAAACTGCAATGAGTCAGTTGTCAAGTCTGCCATGAATATACAAGAAACACAAGTCGAAGAtaatcaaaatactaatttCAAGCTCGTTCTCAGCGAG AAAAAGACgttgaaattaaatttatctCATGATGAAGATATATACAAGGCATTTAAAAGATTATTTCTTCCTCCAG
- the LOC125868253 gene encoding sphinganine C4-monooxygenase 1-like isoform X1, with the protein MEQVTGDDGESGGDRHASIFVLGRQLFVAMLMLDTWQYFMHRYMHQNKFLYKHIHDQHHRLIVPYAFGALYNHPLEGLILDTIGGALAFLVSGMSPRTSIFFFSFATIKTVDDHCGLWLPGNLFHIFFKNNSAYHDIHHQLYGTKYNYSQPFFVTWDRILGTYMPYELERRPEGGFEAKPVKDCKEH; encoded by the coding sequence ATGGAGCAGGTCACAGGAGATGATGGTGAATCTGGTGGGGATCGACACGCTTCAATCTTTGTTCTTGGCAGACAGTTATTTGTTGCCATGTTGATGTTAGATACTtggcaatattttatgcatcGGTACATGCACCAAAACAAGTTCTTGTACAAACATATCCATGATCAACATCACCGGCTAATTGTTCCGTATGCATTTGGAGCTTTGTACAACCACCCTTTGGAGGGTCTGATTCTTGACACAATCGGCGGGGCTCTAGCTTTCCTTGTCTCTGGCATGTCACCACGTAcctccattttctttttctcatttgCTACGATCAAGACGGTTGATGATCATTGCGGACTATGGTTGCCCGGAAATCTCTTCCATATCTTCTTTAAAAACAACTCCGCTTACCATGATATCCATCACCAGCTTTATGGGACCAAGTATAACTATTCACAGCCTTTCTTTGTGACGTGGGATAGGATACTTGGTACTTACATGCCATATGAACTTGAGAGGAGACCAGAAGGAGGTTTTGAAGCTAAGCCTGTTAAAGATTGCAAGGAACATTGA